The Primulina tabacum isolate GXHZ01 chromosome 16, ASM2559414v2, whole genome shotgun sequence genome window below encodes:
- the LOC142528930 gene encoding protein MLN51 homolog, with product MSRDGMEGEEVEYESDPEEAKLSLKMRRRVASDDEEEEGESRREKPVRRIDDSEGESEGAAAEYEDELDEEDYDEDEDYVEEEIEEAGYEERGDRRGGDSVVAADVETAVVRKVVGDVEKVEEKGVKEEVTEVNGDSNVDGDEHDGEKKVVEPYAVPTAGAFYMHDDRFRDNAGGRHRQMLGGRKLWESKDERKWGHDKFEELTVQERRYEERRRGSRGHHRGRGRNRGIDSDNARGNRSREYANNSNQNNNHLNSAPKSVRGRGPRRYQPSWKKNSDASVALSKESGKLVEKPSFVSSERASESASNSESSVVLPRKQVFASNLNIASPPFYPSGSSIKDNSVPDKKDVHTGSINHNGLPSVADGNFAGPKSSAMLRGKSIVDSIGVDKLSIDDPLSTMPRKPSNNVHMPVSSSPSINSNQPQMRGHGRGITSFTQMAYRPTSSNNQPNKVSPPAHVQAVPRNSVQPRSQSSVGQQFTRVPSGSQASSPPRSVGLVNAYETEEQESSSESSKSKSSLVAKGKGNLQGGGRGSILHGGAHVIGAPGNMGNAQGDQSFPSFLPFMQFGGQHPGGMGVPAVGMAFPGYVGQPQLGLGNSEMTWLPVLAGPAGALGASYCPPYFSVDGSYHTRPSGQSASVMSVSSNEKNAAKVLTDLKPEPRPEPANDDYVHKQKNPRRYTEMKFDQ from the exons ATGAGTAGAGACGGGATGGAGGGTGAGGAGGTCGAGTATGAGAGCGATCCGGAGGAAGCGAAGTTGTCGCTGAAGATGAGGAGGAGGGTGGCGAGTGACGACGAAGAGGAGGAAGGGGAGAGCCGTAGGGAGAAGCCGGTTCGAAGGATTGACGATTCCGAAGGGGAATCGGAAGGTGCTGCGGCGGAGTACGAGGATGAGTTGGATGAGGAGGATTATGACGAGGATGAGGATTACGTGGAAGAGGAAATAGAGGAGGCGGGGTACGAAGAAAGAGGCGATAGGAGGGGAGGGGACAGTGTGGTTGCGGCGGATGTGGAGACAGCTGTGGTTAGGAAAGTGGTGGGTGATGTGGAGAAGGTGGAGGAGAAGGGAGTGAAGGAGGAGGTTACTGAGGTTAATGGTGATAGCAATGTGGATGGTGATGAGCATGATGGAGAGAAGAAGGTGGTAGAACCATATGCTGTACCGACCGCCGGGGCATTCTACATGCATGATGACAGGTTTAGAGACAATGCTGGTGGAAGGCACAG GCAAATGCTTGGAGGAAGAAAGTTATGGGAATCTAAGGATGAACGAAAATGGGGACATGATAAGTTTGAAGAGTTGACTGTGCAAGAAAGGCGTTATGAAGAG CGTAGGAGAGGTTCAAGGGGTCATCATCGAGGTCGTGGCAGAAATAGAGGCATAGACAGTGACAATGCGCGAGGAAACAGGTCCAGAGAGTATGCTAATAACAGCAATCAGAATAATAACCATCTAAACAGTGCTCCTAAGAGTGTCAGAGGGCGAGGACCACGAAGGTATCAGCCATCCTGGAAGAAAAACAGTGATGCATCCGTCGCACTGAGCAAAGA GTCCGGGAAACTAGTTGAGAAGCCTTCCTTTGTTAGCTCTGAAAGAGCCAGTGAATCAGCATCAAATTCAGAGTCCAGTGTTGTTCTGCCCCGAAAACAAGTGTTTGCTTCCAATTTGAACATCGCTTCTCCTCCATTTTATCCTTCTGGTTCTTCAATAAAGGATAATTCAGTACCTGATAAAAAGGATGTTCATACTGGTTCAATCAATCACAATGGTCTCCCATCCGTTGCGGATGGGAATTTTGCTGGGCCAAAGTCCTCTGCTATGCTGAGGGGAAAGAGTATAGTTGATTCTATTGGTGTCGATAAGCTTTCCATTGATGATCCACTTTCTACGATGCCCAGGAAGCCTTCTAACAATGTGCATATGCCGGTGTCTAGTTCCCCATCCATTAACTCTAATCAACCTCAAATGAGGGGTCATGGAAGAGGCATAACTTCGTTCACACAAATGGCCTATCGACCCACTTCGTCTAATAACCAACCGAACAAAGTTTCTCCACCAGCCCACGTACAAGCTGTTCCGAGGAATTCTGTTCAACCTCGTTCTCAGTCTTCTGTTGGTCAGCAGTTTACACGTGTTCCCAGTGGATCACAAGCTTCTTCTCCACCGAGATCAGTTGGTCTTGTAAATGCCTATGAAACTGAGGAGCAGGAATCTTCTTCAGAATCAAGTAAATCCAAGAGTTCGTTGGTTGCCAAAGGGAAAGGGAACTTGCAAGGCGGTGGAAGAGGCTCCATCCTACATGGTGGAGCTCATGTTATAGGTGCCCCTGGCAATATGGGCAATGCTCAGGGAGATCAAAGCTTTCCATCTTTCTTGCCAT TCATGCAATTTGGAGGGCAGCATCCTGGTGGAATGGGAGTTCCTGCTGTTGGCATGGCCTTCCCTGGATATGTCGGTCAACCCCAACTTGGATTAGGGAATTCTGAAATGACTTG GTTACCAGTGTTAGCGGGTCCTGCTGGGGCCCTGGGGGCATCATATTGCCCTCCATATTTCTCTGTTGATGGATCCTATCATACTCGTCCTTCTGGGCAGTCAGCTTCTGTAATGTCTGTTTCAAG CAACGAAAAAAATGCAGCAAAAGTCCTTACCGATTTGAAGCCGGAACCAAGGCCTG AGCCTGCAAATGATGATTATGTTCATAAGCAAAAAAATCCTCGCAG ATATACGGAGATGAAATTTGACCAGTGA
- the LOC142529359 gene encoding uncharacterized protein LOC142529359: MAGKDDDKKKEGGDVSSKFTSPFYLSASDDPGNIITKVQLKGENYDEWVRAMKMALRAKKKFGFIDGSVKTPSDDSVELEDWWTVNSMLVSWILNTIEPTLRSTITYIEAAKELWQDIKERFSVGNGPRIQQLKCELVECKQQGMSVMNYYAKLKMIWEELGNYEQ; this comes from the coding sequence ATGGCTGGAAAAGATGACGACAAAAAGAAGGAAGGAGGAGACGTGTCTTCGAAGTTCACATCTCCGTTTTACCTTTCTGCCAGCGACGACCCAGGAAACATCATCACAAAAGTTCAACTAAAGGGTGAGAACTATGATGAATGGGTGCGAGCTATGAAAATGGCGTTGCGGGCCAAGAAAAAGTTCGGTTTCATCGATGGTTCGGTAAAGACACCTTCCGATGACTCTGTCGAACTAGAAGATTGGTGGACGGTCAATTCTATGTTAGTGTCATGGATATTGAATACGATCGAGCCAACCCTGCGCTCAACCATAACCTACATAGAGGCTGCGAAGGAACTGTGGCAGGATATCAAGGAACGATTTTCTGTCGGAAACGGGCCGAGAATTCAACAACTCAAATGTGAGTTGGTCGAATGCAAACAACAAGGCATGTCTGTTATGAATTATTATGCCAAATTGAAAATGATCTGGGAAGAGTTGGGAAACTATGAACAATAA
- the LOC142529454 gene encoding uncharacterized protein LOC142529454: protein MGLDDTTYGTVRSNILSTEPLPNLNRAYAMIIQEERVPDITLEKEHRSDAMAFAIQTPSHSRGRADGKEKTVACSSCKRTGHDAGSCFELIGYPDWWGDRPRGRGRGLTSRAQSGQRPAGNAIGGRGHGGQIRANAAQVTGHGTIAQGQITETDKSGISGLSSEQWNVSLNLLNTQKDGNQERLNGKRRIMEWIIDTGASHHMTGRLESMSYVERVPACPVGLLDGKETIAEKSGTVVFNEYLKLKNVLYVPNLKCSLISVSQLNEELNCVVQFNDKICVMQDRNSRMLIGAGEQREGLYYFRGIVPARAMTTVTRDTLTCGIEGWDILLVELFSYCQLLKELVVIVLELVTFVYEQNNVGENFS, encoded by the coding sequence ATGGGGTTGGATGACACAACTTATGGCACTGTCcgctcaaatattttaagcacTGAACCATTGCCGAACTTGAATCGAGCCTATGCTATGATCATACAAGAGGAGCGAGTACCTGATATAACTCTCGAAAAAGAACATCGAAGTGATGCCATGGCCTTTGCGATCCAAACTCCTAGTCATTCTAGGGGACGAGCGGATGGCAAGGAGAAAACTGTGGCTTGCTCGAGTTGCAAGAGAACTGGTCATGATGCAGGTTCATGCTTTGAATTGATTGGTTATCCCGATTGGTGGGGAGATAGACCTAGAGGAAGAGGGCGTGGACTGACAAGTCGTGCACAAAGTGGACAACGACCTGCTGGTAATGCAATTGGAGGGAGAGGTCATGGAGGTCAAATCCGAGCCAATGCAGCACAAGTGACAGGACATGGAACCATAGCTCAAGGACAAATAACAGAAACAGACAAAAGTGGAATAAGTGGGCTGAGCAGTGAGCAATGGAATGTGTCGCTGAACCTCCTGAATACACAAAAGGATGGAAATCAAGAAAGACTGAATGGTAAGCGTAGAATAATGGAGTGGATAATTGACACCGGAGCCTCTCATCATATGACTGGAAGACTTGAGTCGATGAGTTATGTGGAGAGAGTGCCTGCATGTCCAGTTGGGCTGCTAGATGGGAAGGAGACAATAGCTGAAAAAAGCGGGACTGTGGTGTTTAATGAATATTTGAAATTGAAAAATGTGTTATATGTACCCAACTTGAAGTGTAGCTTGATTTCAGTATCACAATTGAATGAGGAGTTGAATTGTGTAGTtcaatttaatgataaaatatgtGTTATGCAGGACCGCAATTCGAGGATGCTGATTGGTGCGGGTGAGCAACGTGAGGGGCTTTACTACTTCAGAGGGATAGTGCCAGCAAGAGCTATGACTACAGTGACGAGGGACACCTTGACTTGTGGCATCGAAGGTTGGGACATCCTTCTGGTAGAATTATTCAGTTATTGCCAGTTGTTAAAGGAATTAGTAGTGATTGTGTTAGAACTTGTGACATTTGTCTACGAGCAAAACAATGTCGGGgagaatttttcttaa